One Pyrus communis chromosome 4, drPyrComm1.1, whole genome shotgun sequence genomic region harbors:
- the LOC137730461 gene encoding protein CURLY FLAG LEAF 1-like → MTAPNMAKIAASLERSLQNCSLNNHNHHHHNHSSSGGGSITVDGEGQGSSFTDGVLAATGMQGRSSSSTSSTSDATLELNSHVSLPYHWEQCLDLKTGEVYYLNWRNGMKAKEDPRTRGEYSGDFYYSEEDENSSYDSEESSIESSPSSCRYEQHQQPIENLNSNNNNNNNVLVVAGCKVCLMYFMVPKQLEDCPKCSGQLLHFDRSENGSP, encoded by the exons ATGACAGCTCCAAACATGGCGAAGATCGCCGCTTCCCTGGAGAGGTCTCTCCAAAATTGCTCCCTAAacaaccacaaccaccaccaccacaaccacagCAGCAGCGGCGGCGGCAGCATCACAGTCGACGGCGAAGGACAAGGCTCGAGCTTCACTGACGGGGTATTGGCCGCCACGGGGATGCAGGGCAGGTCATCGTCTTCAACCTCATCAACCTCAGACGCCACTTTAGAGCTCAACTCCCATGTCTCCCTTCCATACCATTGGGAACAATGCCTCGATTTAAAG ACAGGGGAGGTATACTACCTAAACTGGAGGAACGGGATGAAGGCGAAAGAAGATCCGAGGACAAGAGGAGAGTACAGTGGAGATTTCTACTACTCGGAAGAAGATGAAAACAGCTCGTATGACAGCGAAGAGTCTTCGATCGAGTCGTCGCCATCTTCGTGCAGATACGAGCAGCACCAGCAGCCGATAGAGAATCtcaacagcaacaacaacaataataataatgtgtTGGTAGTGGCTGGCTGCAAAGTCTGTCTCATGTATTTCATGGTCCCGAAACAGCTCGAGGACTGCCCCAAATGCTCCGGTCAACTTCTCCACTTCGATCGATCCGAAAATGGCTCCCCATGA